One Ignavibacterium album JCM 16511 genomic region harbors:
- the infB gene encoding translation initiation factor IF-2 — protein sequence MAEEKAKKIRIHKLASEINLSTEVLIDFLRKKGHEIKSIQSIVTDEMLHDIQSHFKKEIEKAAQHTKKVEEFKKKFSSKSDKESREKSVSISDEVAVEEPPQEVVITEAQKEEVEAEKISEAEQVEETLNEATQTPQELETVETEKDQTEEPVEQENFVQPKDTAENKVKGLKILGKVDLDEGKKKKKGQKEQKEHKEQKQPQIQQKQKSEEKAELKQPVIIDKTQEEPVKKKKKRPKAKKKASVEPVAEELESSKKKKRVKKFEIDEKDVKAAIKQTLLSMDETVGSIRGSLKRKKKREREAEQERLQELKQLESKKIKVNEFIAVNELANLMNVPVSEVIAKCISMGLMVSINQRLDVETITLVADEFGFEVEFQKEYTADVLEDKPDPEDSLKPRPPVVTIMGHVDHGKTSLLDYIRNTNVVAGEASGITQHIGAYQVELPEGKLITFLDTPGHEAFTAMRARGAQLTDIVVLVVAADDAVMPQTVEALNHAQAANVPIIVAINKIDKPGANPDKIKQQLADRNLLVEDWGGKYQCVELSAKTGKNIDLLLEKILLEAEILDLKANPDRPARGAIVEAELDKGRGVVATVLVQKGTLRIGDPFVAGIYHGRVRAMFDERGNKVKEAPPSTPVQVLGFEGVPQAGDTFVVVESERDAREIALKRQQLKREQDQKQVHHLTLDEIAKQISIGGVKELPLIVKGDVDGSVEALSDSFMKLTNQEVVVRVIHKGVGGISESDVLLAAASNAIIIGFNVRPNLNARKLAETQKVDIRLYSVIYDAINEVKSALEGLLSPVLSEEITATVEVREVFKVPKVGTVAGCYVTDGKIARSNKIRIIRDGIVIHQGEILSLKRFKDDVREVDAGYECGISIVNFNDIKVGDIIEGFKIVETKKTLA from the coding sequence GAGTTCAAGAAAAAATTCTCTTCAAAATCTGATAAAGAGTCACGTGAAAAATCTGTTTCAATTTCTGATGAAGTAGCAGTTGAAGAACCTCCTCAGGAAGTCGTAATAACAGAAGCACAAAAAGAGGAAGTTGAAGCTGAGAAGATTTCTGAAGCTGAACAAGTTGAGGAAACTTTAAACGAAGCAACTCAGACACCACAAGAACTTGAAACCGTTGAAACTGAAAAAGATCAAACGGAAGAACCTGTTGAACAGGAAAATTTCGTTCAACCTAAAGATACGGCAGAGAATAAAGTTAAGGGTTTGAAAATTTTAGGAAAAGTTGATCTTGATGAGGGAAAGAAAAAGAAAAAAGGTCAGAAAGAACAAAAAGAACACAAAGAACAAAAGCAACCTCAGATACAGCAAAAACAAAAATCTGAGGAGAAAGCAGAATTAAAACAGCCGGTTATAATTGATAAGACTCAGGAAGAGCCGGTTAAGAAAAAGAAGAAAAGACCAAAAGCCAAAAAGAAAGCATCTGTTGAACCGGTTGCGGAAGAACTTGAATCAAGTAAAAAGAAAAAACGCGTTAAGAAATTTGAAATAGATGAAAAAGATGTTAAAGCTGCTATCAAGCAGACCTTGTTAAGTATGGATGAAACAGTTGGATCAATTCGTGGTTCTCTTAAAAGAAAGAAGAAAAGGGAACGAGAAGCTGAACAGGAAAGACTTCAGGAACTAAAGCAACTGGAAAGTAAGAAAATCAAGGTTAATGAGTTCATTGCAGTTAATGAACTTGCAAATCTTATGAATGTTCCTGTTAGCGAAGTTATCGCTAAATGTATTTCAATGGGATTGATGGTATCAATTAATCAAAGACTTGATGTTGAAACTATAACACTTGTTGCGGATGAGTTTGGATTTGAAGTCGAGTTTCAGAAAGAATACACCGCTGATGTACTTGAAGACAAGCCAGATCCCGAAGATTCATTAAAGCCAAGACCGCCGGTAGTTACAATTATGGGTCATGTTGATCACGGAAAAACATCTTTGCTGGATTACATCAGAAACACAAATGTTGTTGCTGGCGAAGCAAGTGGGATTACCCAACATATCGGTGCTTATCAGGTTGAATTACCAGAAGGAAAATTAATTACATTTCTTGATACTCCTGGTCACGAAGCATTTACTGCAATGCGTGCGAGAGGTGCACAATTAACTGATATAGTTGTTCTCGTTGTTGCAGCTGATGATGCAGTTATGCCTCAAACCGTTGAAGCATTGAATCACGCTCAGGCAGCTAATGTGCCTATCATCGTTGCAATAAATAAAATTGACAAGCCGGGAGCTAATCCCGATAAAATAAAACAACAGCTTGCTGACAGAAACCTTCTGGTTGAAGACTGGGGTGGAAAATATCAGTGTGTTGAACTTTCTGCCAAAACCGGAAAGAACATTGATTTGCTATTGGAGAAAATTCTTCTGGAAGCAGAGATTCTTGACCTTAAAGCAAATCCGGACAGACCCGCACGCGGTGCAATTGTTGAAGCCGAACTTGATAAAGGTCGTGGCGTTGTTGCTACTGTACTTGTTCAGAAAGGTACGCTTAGAATTGGTGATCCGTTCGTTGCAGGAATTTATCACGGAAGAGTAAGAGCAATGTTTGATGAACGCGGAAATAAAGTTAAAGAAGCTCCGCCGTCAACTCCTGTTCAGGTACTTGGTTTTGAAGGAGTACCTCAGGCAGGCGACACTTTTGTTGTTGTTGAATCTGAAAGAGATGCAAGAGAAATTGCTCTGAAGAGACAGCAATTGAAACGTGAACAGGATCAGAAACAGGTTCATCATCTTACATTGGATGAAATTGCAAAACAGATTTCGATTGGTGGAGTCAAAGAACTTCCTCTTATTGTTAAAGGTGATGTGGATGGTTCCGTTGAAGCATTGTCCGATTCATTTATGAAACTTACAAATCAGGAAGTGGTTGTACGTGTTATTCACAAAGGAGTAGGTGGTATTTCTGAAAGCGATGTATTGCTTGCAGCAGCATCAAATGCAATCATAATCGGTTTTAATGTTCGTCCTAACCTTAACGCAAGAAAACTTGCTGAAACTCAAAAAGTTGATATCAGACTTTACAGCGTTATTTATGATGCTATTAATGAAGTAAAATCAGCGCTTGAAGGATTATTGTCTCCTGTATTATCTGAAGAAATTACTGCAACAGTTGAAGTTCGTGAAGTGTTCAAAGTTCCTAAAGTTGGTACTGTTGCCGGTTGTTATGTTACTGATGGTAAAATTGCAAGAAGCAACAAAATAAGAATCATAAGAGATGGAATTGTAATTCATCAGGGAGAAATCCTAAGCTTAAAGAGATTCAAAGATGATGTTCGTGAAGTTGATGCCGGCTATGAATGCGGAATTAGCATCGTAAACTTCAACGATATCAAAGTTGGCGACATCATCGAAGGATTCAAAATTGTCGAAACAAAGAAAACGCTTGCATAA
- the rbfA gene encoding 30S ribosome-binding factor RbfA yields MSYRVDRVEHLVKEEISDILLHKIEDVDLGFLTVTNVRMSPDLRVASIYLSVFEKEKREIVLERIKDRTGFIRTELAHRIRIRFVPELRFFIDDTLDYVEKIEGLIKKIHEDDNKQNNKPGTP; encoded by the coding sequence ATGTCATATAGAGTAGATAGAGTTGAACATTTGGTTAAAGAAGAAATAAGCGATATTCTTCTCCATAAAATTGAAGATGTTGATTTGGGCTTTCTTACTGTAACGAATGTAAGAATGAGTCCGGACTTACGAGTTGCAAGTATTTATTTATCTGTTTTCGAAAAAGAAAAAAGAGAAATCGTCCTGGAAAGGATTAAAGACAGAACAGGTTTTATCAGAACAGAACTTGCTCACAGGATTCGGATTCGTTTCGTTCCTGAGTTAAGGTTTTTTATTGATGACACGCTGGATTATGTAGAAAAAATTGAAGGATTGATTAAAAAAATTCACGAAGATGATAACAAACAAAACAACAAACCGGGCACACCCTGA
- the truB gene encoding tRNA pseudouridine(55) synthase TruB — MITNKTTNRAHPDFQSGEVILIDKPAFWSSFKVVHKVRKAIGVKKVGHAGTLDPFATGLIILCTGNKTKEITRYQDLKKTYTGVITLGKSSDSMDTETEIKNYPIPEDLTEEKILNTSKIFVGEIEQIPPMYSAVKKAGKSLYAYARKGKTVEREPRKVTVYKFDIEKISLPEIHFTIECSKGTYIRVIADDFGKVLGTRAMLTSLRRTAIGEHKVEDAFQVNEFIEKFDLKNNINREVLN, encoded by the coding sequence ATGATAACAAACAAAACAACAAACCGGGCACACCCTGATTTTCAATCCGGCGAGGTAATTCTGATTGATAAACCTGCATTCTGGTCATCATTTAAAGTAGTTCACAAAGTGCGAAAAGCAATCGGTGTCAAAAAAGTTGGACATGCCGGAACACTCGATCCGTTTGCAACTGGATTAATAATTCTTTGTACCGGTAATAAAACCAAAGAGATAACAAGATATCAGGATTTGAAGAAAACTTACACTGGTGTAATTACTCTTGGTAAATCTTCTGATTCTATGGATACAGAAACTGAAATAAAAAATTATCCGATTCCTGAAGACTTAACTGAAGAGAAGATATTAAATACTTCAAAAATTTTCGTTGGTGAGATTGAACAAATACCACCTATGTACTCTGCAGTTAAGAAGGCAGGAAAGTCCCTTTATGCTTATGCAAGGAAAGGCAAAACTGTTGAAAGAGAACCAAGGAAAGTAACTGTTTACAAGTTTGATATTGAAAAAATTTCTTTACCTGAAATTCATTTTACCATTGAATGTTCGAAAGGAACATATATCAGAGTTATTGCTGATGATTTTGGAAAAGTACTTGGAACAAGAGCAATGCTTACTTCCTTAAGACGAACTGCAATAGGTGAGCATAAAGTTGAAGATGCTTTCCAGGTAAATGAATTTATTGAAAAATTTGATTTGAAAAATAATATTAACAGGGAAGTGTTAAACTAG
- a CDS encoding bifunctional riboflavin kinase/FAD synthetase, with translation MNIFSDIDEIKFDKNTVLTLGTFDGIHSGHQEIISRVIDCSEKENLRNLVITFHPHPRKVINPELNLKLLTTSDEQIKIFEQLGVKNLLIINFTKEFSQLTPEKFIKDFLVDKIGIRKIVIGYDHHFGKSRGGDVEFLISSGKKYDFGVIQIPPFLIDNEPVSSTKIRAAIENGQIDKANRMLGRTYSFSGIVIEGDKRGRELGYPTANIKLNDTDKLLPQIGIYAVMVELNGMNYKALLSIGKRPTFYNDGAVIPEVYIYDFNNDIYGQNIKVSVIQKLRGEEKFNSAEELIKQMNLDKENGLKVLNQIKKLTN, from the coding sequence ATGAATATTTTCAGTGACATAGATGAGATTAAATTTGATAAGAATACAGTTCTGACACTCGGAACTTTTGACGGAATTCATTCAGGCCATCAGGAAATTATAAGCAGAGTAATTGATTGCTCTGAAAAAGAAAATCTCAGAAATCTTGTTATAACTTTTCATCCTCATCCAAGAAAAGTTATTAACCCTGAACTTAATCTGAAGCTTCTGACAACTTCAGATGAACAAATAAAAATTTTCGAACAACTTGGTGTAAAAAATTTACTCATCATAAACTTTACGAAAGAATTTTCTCAGCTAACACCGGAGAAATTTATTAAAGACTTTCTCGTTGATAAAATCGGAATCCGGAAAATAGTAATCGGATATGATCATCATTTTGGTAAAAGTCGTGGCGGTGATGTTGAGTTTTTAATTTCATCAGGCAAAAAATATGATTTCGGAGTTATTCAAATTCCTCCTTTCCTAATTGATAACGAACCTGTTAGCAGCACAAAAATAAGAGCGGCAATTGAGAACGGTCAGATTGACAAAGCAAACAGGATGCTTGGTAGAACATATTCATTTTCGGGAATCGTAATTGAAGGTGATAAGAGAGGCCGCGAGCTTGGATATCCAACAGCAAATATAAAACTAAATGATACTGATAAACTTCTTCCGCAAATAGGAATTTATGCTGTTATGGTAGAACTGAACGGAATGAACTATAAAGCTCTTTTGAGTATTGGTAAAAGACCAACATTTTACAATGACGGAGCGGTTATTCCGGAAGTTTATATATACGATTTTAATAACGATATTTACGGACAGAATATCAAAGTTAGTGTGATTCAGAAGCTGAGAGGAGAAGAAAAATTCAATTCAGCCGAAGAATTGATAAAGCAAATGAATCTTGATAAAGAAAACGGATTAAAAGTTTTAAATCAAATAAAAAAATTAACTAATTAA
- the rpsO gene encoding 30S ribosomal protein S15 translates to MITKERKLEIIKKFGKDEKDSGRPEVQIALLTERINDLTSHFESHKKDHHSRRGLMMMVGKRRRLLDYLMKKDIERYRAIIKELNIRK, encoded by the coding sequence ATGATCACAAAAGAAAGAAAGCTCGAAATAATTAAAAAGTTCGGCAAAGATGAAAAAGATTCAGGAAGACCTGAAGTTCAGATAGCTCTTTTAACTGAGCGAATTAATGACCTTACGAGCCACTTTGAATCTCATAAAAAAGACCATCACTCAAGAAGAGGATTGATGATGATGGTTGGTAAAAGAAGAAGATTGCTCGATTATCTGATGAAGAAAGACATCGAGAGATACAGAGCAATTATTAAAGAATTAAACATAAGAAAGTAA
- the pnp gene encoding polyribonucleotide nucleotidyltransferase — translation MAIIKKEVEIGGKLFSIETGRYARQANGAVMVRYGDTMVLVTAVASEDVKDDQDFFPLQVEYREKTSAAGKIPGGYIKREGRPTEKEILSARLCDRPIRPLFPKNFMNETQVIAMVLSYDGENDADVLAACGASAALTISDIPFDGPMGEVRVGRVDGQFVINPTHQQLEVSDMELVVAGTSDSIMMVEGEAKELSESEMLEALRFAQTEIRKIVELQLELQKEAGKQKWIVPEKVIDENLKNDVNELALEKLKSIVYSVLTKEERSAKNKELAEFVKTSLAEKYPEQEKVIAELLHDMEKELMRQRILTEGIRLDGRKTTDIRPITIETSLLPRTHGSALFTRGETQSLTTVTLGTKNDEQLVDGLLQEYTKKFMLHYNFPPFSVGEVGRLTGVSRREIGHGNLAERSLKQVFPAEDVFPYTVRVISDILESNGSSSMATVCAGSLAMMDAGIPIKAAVSGIAMGLVKEGEQYAILSDILGNEDHLGDMDFKVAGTSKGITGLQMDIKIQGISFEIMEKALAQAKEGRMKILEIMNQAIAEPRPHLSPYAPRLITMKIDTDQIGLVIGPGGKTIQGMQRLFGVEIVIDEDGTVNIASPNRENAQKCKEYIKKLTATPEVGEVYEGVVTKIMDFGAFVEILPGKEGLLHISQIDNKRVNKVSDYFKVGDKVLVKLMKIEDGKLSLSRKEVLNNSEENKQKEKQQ, via the coding sequence ATGGCTATTATTAAAAAAGAAGTTGAAATTGGCGGTAAGTTATTTTCAATTGAAACAGGTCGTTATGCAAGACAGGCAAACGGCGCTGTTATGGTTCGCTACGGAGATACAATGGTGCTTGTTACCGCTGTTGCTTCTGAAGATGTAAAAGATGATCAGGATTTCTTTCCTTTACAGGTTGAGTATCGTGAAAAAACTTCTGCAGCCGGGAAAATTCCGGGTGGATATATTAAAAGAGAAGGAAGACCAACCGAAAAGGAAATTCTTAGTGCAAGACTCTGCGACCGTCCGATAAGACCATTGTTTCCTAAAAACTTTATGAATGAAACTCAGGTTATTGCAATGGTTTTGTCTTATGATGGAGAAAATGATGCAGATGTACTTGCAGCTTGCGGTGCTTCGGCAGCATTAACAATCTCCGACATCCCGTTTGATGGTCCTATGGGCGAAGTTCGGGTTGGCAGAGTTGATGGACAGTTTGTAATTAATCCAACTCATCAACAGCTTGAAGTAAGTGATATGGAACTTGTTGTTGCTGGCACAAGCGATTCGATTATGATGGTTGAAGGTGAAGCAAAAGAATTAAGTGAATCTGAAATGCTTGAAGCTTTGAGATTTGCTCAGACTGAAATCAGGAAGATTGTTGAACTTCAACTCGAGCTTCAGAAAGAAGCAGGAAAACAAAAATGGATTGTTCCAGAAAAAGTAATTGATGAAAATCTTAAAAACGATGTCAATGAACTCGCATTAGAAAAATTAAAATCAATTGTTTATTCAGTTCTTACCAAAGAAGAACGCTCAGCTAAGAATAAAGAACTCGCTGAGTTTGTTAAGACTTCTTTGGCTGAAAAATATCCTGAGCAGGAAAAAGTTATTGCTGAACTGCTTCACGATATGGAAAAAGAGCTGATGCGTCAACGGATTCTTACGGAAGGAATCAGACTAGATGGAAGAAAAACAACTGATATAAGACCAATTACAATTGAAACATCGTTGCTTCCGAGAACTCACGGCTCAGCTTTGTTCACAAGAGGTGAAACTCAAAGCTTAACTACTGTGACACTCGGAACAAAAAACGATGAACAGCTTGTTGATGGTTTACTTCAGGAATACACAAAGAAATTCATGTTGCATTATAACTTCCCGCCATTTTCCGTTGGTGAAGTTGGAAGATTAACGGGCGTAAGCAGAAGAGAGATTGGTCACGGTAATCTTGCTGAAAGATCTTTGAAACAGGTTTTCCCTGCTGAAGATGTTTTCCCTTACACTGTTCGTGTTATTTCTGATATCCTCGAATCAAATGGTTCATCTTCAATGGCAACCGTTTGTGCTGGTTCGCTTGCAATGATGGATGCAGGAATTCCAATCAAAGCTGCTGTGTCCGGAATTGCAATGGGTCTTGTTAAAGAAGGTGAACAATACGCAATCCTGTCTGACATTCTCGGAAATGAAGATCATCTTGGTGATATGGATTTCAAAGTTGCCGGCACATCGAAGGGAATAACCGGACTTCAAATGGATATCAAGATTCAGGGAATATCTTTTGAGATAATGGAGAAAGCATTGGCGCAGGCAAAAGAAGGACGAATGAAAATTCTTGAAATAATGAATCAGGCAATTGCAGAACCTCGTCCACATTTATCACCTTATGCACCAAGATTAATAACAATGAAAATTGATACAGACCAGATTGGATTGGTTATTGGTCCTGGCGGAAAAACCATTCAGGGAATGCAAAGGTTATTCGGAGTTGAAATTGTAATTGATGAAGACGGAACTGTTAATATTGCTTCTCCCAACAGAGAGAATGCACAGAAATGTAAAGAGTATATCAAAAAGCTTACAGCAACTCCCGAAGTCGGCGAAGTATATGAAGGTGTTGTAACAAAGATTATGGATTTCGGTGCATTCGTAGAAATACTGCCTGGTAAAGAAGGATTGCTGCACATCTCGCAAATTGATAATAAACGTGTTAACAAAGTAAGTGACTATTTTAAGGTTGGTGATAAAGTACTTGTTAAACTGATGAAAATTGAAGATGGTAAATTATCTTTAAGTCGTAAAGAAGTGCTTAACAATTCTGAAGAAAACAAACAAAAAGAGAAACAACAATAA
- a CDS encoding Rne/Rng family ribonuclease, whose translation MIKEIIINSSSNQTRVAITEDGNLVDFFVDYPENRRMVGDIYLGRIARVLPGIRAAFVNIGMKHDAFLHFSDIGQRTQQLQNMLDEDDREIDDEDDDESENHSNHSNGESNHQTFPPRLKKGQNILVQITKEPVEGKGVRVTSSISLPGRFCVLLPFDNKIGISKKITDFRERRRLKQIARSIIPKNCGLIIRTVAKDQPEELLRDDLNHLVRTWNRIQQAAKTEEPPALVYQDLSTTESVIRDLLTPDVSKVFIDSKKLYRQIKNFVQDFQPELAEKIELYKSQHPIFEAFKIEEQIKTLMGRKVPLPSGGYLIIEHTEAMVVIDVNSGKYAKNLEQELNSLKTDLEAAREIARQLRLRDIGGIIVVDFIDLEDERNKKKVYDELKKEFRKDRAKVSLLPMSDFGLIEITRQRIRQNIMQAMKDVCPVCGGSGFVTKGSHLVYDLEKWLKKFRLNSKEFSLIIKCHPADAERLKGGKLGLLTKLQLKYFVKLKLEEDTSVPVGSFRFYSKKTGNDLTDLFK comes from the coding sequence ATGATAAAAGAGATTATAATAAATTCATCTTCAAACCAAACTCGTGTTGCTATCACGGAAGATGGAAACTTAGTAGACTTCTTTGTAGATTATCCTGAAAACAGAAGAATGGTGGGGGATATTTACCTGGGTAGAATTGCAAGAGTTTTACCTGGTATCCGCGCTGCATTTGTAAATATCGGTATGAAGCACGACGCATTCCTACATTTTTCTGATATTGGTCAGAGAACTCAGCAATTACAGAATATGCTTGATGAAGATGACCGCGAAATAGATGACGAAGATGATGACGAATCAGAAAATCATTCAAACCATTCAAATGGTGAGAGCAATCATCAGACTTTCCCGCCAAGATTAAAAAAAGGTCAGAATATTCTTGTTCAGATTACGAAAGAACCTGTTGAAGGCAAAGGTGTAAGAGTTACTTCATCTATTTCATTGCCGGGCAGGTTTTGTGTTCTGCTTCCGTTCGATAATAAAATAGGAATCTCTAAAAAAATTACTGACTTCAGAGAACGCAGAAGATTAAAACAAATTGCCAGAAGTATTATTCCGAAAAATTGTGGATTGATTATCAGAACTGTTGCCAAAGATCAGCCGGAAGAACTTCTGCGTGATGATTTGAATCACCTTGTAAGGACCTGGAACAGAATTCAGCAAGCAGCTAAAACCGAAGAACCTCCTGCACTCGTTTATCAGGATTTATCTACAACTGAAAGTGTTATCAGAGATTTACTAACACCTGATGTATCAAAAGTTTTTATCGATTCAAAAAAACTTTACAGGCAAATCAAAAATTTTGTTCAGGATTTTCAACCGGAACTCGCTGAAAAAATTGAACTTTATAAATCTCAACATCCAATATTTGAAGCATTTAAAATTGAAGAGCAGATTAAAACTCTGATGGGAAGAAAAGTTCCCCTGCCAAGTGGTGGATATCTAATTATCGAGCATACTGAAGCAATGGTTGTCATTGATGTTAACAGCGGAAAATATGCAAAAAATCTTGAGCAGGAACTTAATTCTCTCAAGACTGACCTTGAAGCTGCAAGAGAAATTGCTCGTCAACTGCGACTTAGAGATATCGGTGGAATTATCGTTGTCGATTTTATAGACCTTGAAGATGAGCGAAATAAGAAGAAAGTTTACGATGAACTTAAAAAAGAATTTCGTAAGGACAGAGCAAAGGTATCGCTTCTTCCTATGTCTGATTTCGGTTTAATTGAGATAACCAGGCAAAGAATCAGACAAAATATTATGCAGGCGATGAAAGATGTTTGTCCCGTATGTGGTGGAAGCGGATTCGTAACAAAAGGTTCTCATCTTGTTTATGATTTGGAAAAATGGTTAAAGAAATTCCGTCTTAATTCCAAAGAATTCAGTTTGATAATTAAATGTCATCCTGCCGATGCAGAGCGATTAAAAGGCGGCAAATTGGGTCTGCTTACTAAGTTACAATTAAAATATTTTGTTAAACTTAAATTAGAAGAGGATACTTCAGTACCTGTCGGAAGTTTCAGGTTTTACTCAAAGAAAACCGGCAATGATTTAACAGATTTATTCAAATAA
- the fsa gene encoding fructose-6-phosphate aldolase, with protein MKFFIDTANINEIKEAAALGILDGVTTNPSLVSKEGKDFRKLLDEILALVDGPVSAEVISTDYDGILKEAREYAAIHRNIVVKVPLIKEGLKAVRTLTAEGIRTNVTLCFSPSQALLAAKAGATYISPFVGRLDDVSTNGMELISQIVQIYRNYDYKTQVLVASIRHPLHVVEAALIGADVCTMPFNVIDKLFNHPLTDIGLEKFLSDWKKTQNKNNLRKFL; from the coding sequence ATGAAATTTTTTATAGACACTGCCAATATTAATGAAATTAAAGAAGCTGCTGCCTTAGGAATTCTTGATGGTGTAACAACCAATCCTTCTCTTGTTTCAAAAGAAGGAAAAGATTTCAGAAAACTGCTTGATGAAATTCTTGCTCTTGTTGATGGTCCTGTTAGTGCAGAGGTTATTTCAACTGATTATGATGGAATTCTGAAAGAAGCCAGAGAGTATGCTGCTATTCATCGCAACATAGTTGTGAAAGTTCCGTTGATAAAAGAAGGACTTAAAGCTGTAAGAACACTTACCGCAGAAGGCATCAGAACAAATGTAACATTGTGTTTCTCACCTTCACAGGCACTGCTGGCTGCAAAAGCAGGAGCGACTTACATCAGTCCTTTTGTTGGACGACTTGATGATGTTAGTACCAATGGAATGGAACTGATTTCTCAGATAGTTCAGATTTACAGAAATTATGATTATAAAACTCAGGTACTTGTTGCAAGTATTCGTCATCCATTGCATGTGGTCGAAGCTGCGTTAATTGGTGCAGATGTTTGCACGATGCCTTTTAATGTTATTGATAAACTTTTCAATCATCCTTTAACTGATATTGGTCTTGAAAAGTTTTTAAGCGATTGGAAAAAAACTCAAAACAAAAATAATCTCAGGAAATTTTTATGA
- the gcvT gene encoding glycine cleavage system aminomethyltransferase GcvT has product MKRTKLYNIHKNLNAKIVEFAGFEMPIQYSSIIQEHKAVRHNVGVFDVSHMGEIFIRGKQALDFVQYITVNDASKLFPGRVQYSAMCYEDGGIVDDLLVYKISDEEFLLVINASNILKDFEWMNKNNKFSVEIINRSDDFSLLAVQGPDSLKTIQKIADKEIDLEYYHFTKMKIANVEMIVSRTGYTGELGYELYFEGDEATAEKVWNAVFEAGKEFNIQPVGLGARDTLRLEMGYCLYGNDIDQTTNPLEAGLGWITKLNKSDFVGKDALLKAKENITRKLVAMISEEKTFPRHGYDISANRKKIGHITSGTVSPILDKPIALGFVEKDFSAVGTEVNFVVRGKEFPAKIVKLPFIKK; this is encoded by the coding sequence ATGAAACGCACAAAATTGTATAACATTCACAAAAACCTTAACGCTAAGATTGTTGAGTTTGCCGGATTCGAAATGCCAATTCAATATTCATCAATTATTCAGGAACATAAAGCTGTCCGTCACAATGTTGGAGTTTTTGATGTTTCACATATGGGTGAAATTTTTATAAGAGGAAAGCAGGCATTAGATTTCGTTCAATACATCACTGTTAATGATGCATCAAAACTTTTTCCGGGAAGAGTTCAATACTCTGCAATGTGCTATGAAGATGGTGGAATAGTTGATGATTTATTAGTCTATAAAATTTCTGATGAGGAGTTTCTTTTGGTCATAAATGCATCGAATATTCTGAAAGATTTTGAATGGATGAATAAGAATAACAAGTTCAGTGTTGAAATAATAAATCGCAGTGATGATTTTTCTCTGCTTGCAGTTCAAGGTCCTGATTCACTTAAAACAATACAAAAAATTGCTGATAAAGAAATTGATCTTGAATACTATCATTTTACAAAAATGAAAATCGCCAATGTTGAAATGATTGTTTCAAGAACCGGCTACACAGGTGAACTTGGATATGAACTTTATTTTGAAGGTGATGAAGCAACTGCCGAAAAAGTCTGGAATGCAGTATTTGAAGCCGGAAAGGAATTTAATATTCAGCCCGTTGGATTGGGTGCGCGTGATACTTTAAGATTAGAAATGGGTTATTGTCTTTATGGAAATGACATTGATCAAACTACAAATCCACTTGAAGCTGGTCTTGGTTGGATAACTAAACTTAATAAATCTGATTTTGTGGGTAAAGATGCATTATTAAAAGCAAAGGAAAATATCACAAGAAAACTTGTTGCAATGATTTCTGAAGAAAAAACATTTCCAAGACATGGATATGATATTTCAGCAAACAGAAAAAAGATTGGACATATAACAAGTGGAACAGTAAGTCCGATTCTTGATAAACCAATTGCTCTTGGATTTGTTGAAAAGGATTTTTCTGCAGTTGGTACTGAGGTTAATTTTGTTGTAAGAGGAAAAGAATTTCCTGCTAAAATCGTTAAACTGCCATTTATAAAAAAATAG